From a region of the Odoribacter splanchnicus DSM 20712 genome:
- a CDS encoding RagB/SusD family nutrient uptake outer membrane protein, whose translation MRKQMIGYIAGLALFLLSGCDSFLTQLSENNTTVANHFRSEADVEAAVYGMHAQFREVMGSFTQDYRDRGLLLDNFGLARWREANEHNLSGYTATAVEFSWMYEYKAVSAANLVIGNLYRAGLPEERYRFYMGQALCIRACLYFQIIRLWGDAPLVLEYEDISEKGRTPWREIAGHIVADLLLAAEYLPPADQLKDPEGKPLTARQIPGRGTAYAILAGVYAWIAGYGQEPEYYALGIEAAGKVIGDPNYRLVASPEEVCTEVLPGNSEEGIFEVCYDDSRGEYKDFGSYIGGTVEKWPVLKGTTPASRRKFFIRNETVERLYTPEDLRLQAYFADFFRMKEEPVSVTQGAAYVRMWREVEYYSGGIYDGTPRTLLANDILIRLPDILLLRAEMKAATGDREGAVADLDVVRRRAGVAGYSEAEGDLRRAIQLERDRELLFQTGVRYFDYMRNHTYNLLKGGFRDLTETDVAAGALFLPVSLDAMNNNPKVKQTAYWVGKF comes from the coding sequence ATGAGAAAACAGATGATCGGATATATCGCAGGGCTGGCTTTATTCCTCCTGTCGGGATGTGACAGTTTCCTGACGCAGTTGTCGGAGAATAATACGACGGTAGCGAACCATTTCCGTAGCGAAGCGGATGTGGAAGCAGCGGTTTACGGCATGCACGCCCAGTTCCGTGAGGTGATGGGGAGTTTTACGCAGGACTACCGCGACCGCGGTCTGCTGCTGGATAATTTCGGCCTTGCCCGTTGGCGGGAGGCCAATGAGCATAACCTTTCGGGCTATACGGCTACAGCCGTGGAGTTCAGCTGGATGTACGAATATAAGGCCGTGAGCGCGGCCAATCTGGTGATCGGTAATCTTTACCGGGCCGGTCTTCCGGAGGAGCGTTACCGTTTTTATATGGGTCAGGCGCTGTGTATCCGTGCCTGCCTGTATTTCCAGATTATCCGGTTGTGGGGGGATGCGCCGCTGGTGCTGGAATACGAGGATATCTCGGAGAAGGGGCGTACGCCCTGGCGGGAGATCGCCGGGCATATCGTGGCGGACCTGCTGCTGGCAGCGGAATACCTGCCTCCTGCGGATCAGTTGAAGGATCCGGAGGGTAAACCACTTACGGCCCGTCAGATCCCGGGGCGGGGGACGGCGTATGCCATATTGGCCGGGGTGTATGCGTGGATAGCGGGCTACGGGCAGGAACCGGAATATTATGCGCTGGGGATCGAAGCTGCCGGGAAGGTGATCGGGGACCCGAATTACCGTCTGGTGGCCAGCCCGGAGGAGGTATGTACGGAGGTGCTTCCCGGAAATTCGGAGGAAGGGATCTTCGAGGTGTGCTATGACGACAGCCGGGGGGAGTATAAGGATTTCGGGAGCTATATCGGGGGGACGGTCGAAAAATGGCCGGTGTTGAAAGGGACGACCCCTGCTTCGCGGCGTAAATTCTTTATCCGCAACGAGACGGTGGAAAGGCTTTACACGCCGGAGGATTTGCGTTTACAGGCCTATTTTGCCGATTTCTTCCGGATGAAGGAAGAGCCGGTGTCTGTGACACAAGGAGCTGCCTATGTTCGGATGTGGCGGGAGGTGGAATACTACTCGGGCGGAATTTATGACGGTACGCCGCGTACGCTGTTAGCGAACGATATCCTGATCCGCCTGCCGGATATCCTGCTGCTGAGGGCGGAGATGAAAGCGGCGACGGGTGACCGGGAAGGGGCCGTTGCCGACCTGGATGTTGTCCGCCGCCGTGCGGGCGTGGCCGGTTATTCGGAGGCGGAGGGTGATCTCCGGCGGGCGATACAGCTGGAACGCGACAGGGAGTTGCTGTTTCAGACGGGGGTGCGGTATTTCGATTATATGCGCAATCACACCTATAACCTGCTGAAAGGGGGCTTCCGTGATCTGACGGAAACGGATGTGGCGGCCGGGGCTTTGTTCCTGCCGGTATCTCTGGATGCGATGAACAATAACCCGAAGGTGAAACAGACGGCTTACTGGGTAGGAAAGTTTTGA
- a CDS encoding SusC/RagA family TonB-linked outer membrane protein — MVPEWWAGVSNSGLTWEKTTEYDAGLDLGLLDNRIGLTFDYYLKRTRGLLYNPPTPGTHTGFLAPWRNMYGIDNEGVELEVKGELVRGRTWQWNLSFNVSRNRNRLARSLNGRDFQNTAARFANNLSVIGLPLYGIYAFDDRGIYGRRSDVPSYYEDGVKKYLRGEGSAYYRAGDRIITDVDGNGQIYNYGTLAEDRIYIGSPLPQFQGGISTDLMWKGLDVTVLFNFVCRKWVLDAARGASLGTYLALNPADMARPYLTGSLDGLFWEHPGDGAPYPANRMENGLYNFATNLASNAQRISYLKLQAVTVGYTLPEAVRKATGFGARIFISGENLFTLTDYRGGDPETVDPYTGVDNYNAYPLSRRFTIGLTLNF; from the coding sequence GTGGTTCCCGAATGGTGGGCAGGTGTCTCGAACAGCGGCCTGACCTGGGAAAAGACGACGGAATACGATGCGGGGCTGGACCTCGGGTTGCTGGACAACCGCATCGGCCTCACTTTCGATTATTACCTGAAACGGACGCGCGGGTTGCTGTACAATCCCCCGACTCCCGGCACGCATACGGGTTTCCTGGCCCCGTGGCGGAATATGTACGGCATCGACAACGAGGGTGTGGAGCTGGAGGTGAAGGGTGAGCTGGTGCGCGGGAGGACCTGGCAGTGGAACCTGTCGTTCAATGTAAGCAGGAACCGGAACCGGCTGGCCCGGAGCCTGAACGGGCGCGATTTCCAGAATACGGCGGCCCGCTTTGCGAACAACCTTTCGGTGATCGGGCTGCCGCTTTACGGGATTTATGCCTTCGACGACCGGGGGATTTACGGCCGCCGGAGCGACGTGCCTTCTTATTATGAGGACGGGGTGAAGAAATACCTCCGCGGAGAGGGGAGTGCCTACTACCGGGCGGGCGACCGGATCATCACGGACGTGGACGGCAATGGTCAGATTTATAATTACGGTACGCTGGCGGAGGACCGTATATATATCGGTTCGCCCCTGCCACAGTTTCAGGGCGGTATTTCCACGGACCTGATGTGGAAGGGGCTGGATGTGACCGTGCTGTTCAATTTCGTTTGCCGCAAGTGGGTACTGGATGCTGCCCGGGGGGCTTCTCTGGGTACTTACCTTGCGCTGAACCCGGCGGATATGGCGCGTCCTTATCTGACGGGTAGTCTCGACGGGCTGTTCTGGGAGCATCCGGGCGACGGTGCGCCTTATCCGGCCAACCGGATGGAGAACGGGCTGTATAATTTCGCCACCAACCTGGCCTCGAACGCTCAGCGGATCAGCTACCTGAAACTGCAGGCGGTGACGGTGGGGTATACGCTGCCGGAAGCGGTGCGGAAAGCGACGGGTTTCGGTGCGCGGATCTTCATAAGCGGTGAGAACCTTTTTACGCTGACGGATTACCGGGGCGGCGACCCGGAGACGGTGGACCCGTATACGGGAGTGGACAATTACAACGCCTATCCGCTGTCGCGCCGCTTTACAATCGGACTAACCTTAAATTTTTAA
- a CDS encoding SusC/RagA family TonB-linked outer membrane protein, with protein MQKNACSVSRSLRKQRLTAIIFCLLAAFTLPVPLQAGVPQQQSTYPVNGLVTDAEGVPLPGVTVRYGITGGATDNGGHFALRLPEERGRLTFSCVGYKTVTVGYRAGEMLRVRLEESRESLEEVTVVAYGEQRRGQVSGSVATVDAARLQNKPASNVLTLAKGQMAGVYIASQSGDPGGNDVSIIVRGANDLAIAGNRNPLFVIDGVIASDDASLKVGGNPLTSLNPDDIETFTVLKDAAAAAIYGSRAANGVVIITTKKGRYNQHPLLSANVSHTFILQPLLPERIGGNAERLARLEAMKNYAGVYYDRETDSYRYPEGYALGKPYDYFWNEGNGADMTVYQDSLNPFYNNSTDLMAYYLRPAHATNANIQVRGGAEGIAYSVGLGFYDEAGTLRGTGNRRFSAFSNLAFKPAHHLYGNFRFYLAYTDNNRSRKGVDAFNPAPTAYSTLPDFLFTSTVLPGPGTPYFGELTRRYESTREKNDSYKLRTSFDLTYEIADGLALKSGVAVDYLQNNQNVFLPKEVNEYGKTYSSGTIARHLMVLNENLLTYRRTFGSSHTVDLLLGFSVQQDEMNNNTGKALGAASNTIHYAPWYSQVYDAEARLDLKDYYSDYEKKTMVGLFGRLNYNYRERYYAGFTLRRDASSTFGEDVRWGWFPSYFVGWTFTEEPFMQALKPWLNYGKLRFSQGRTGVSSNIPIWHRANWIRALPIWGIRLWFPNGGQVSRTAA; from the coding sequence ATGCAAAAAAACGCATGCAGCGTTAGCCGGAGCTTACGAAAGCAACGGCTGACCGCCATTATTTTCTGTTTATTGGCTGCTTTTACCCTGCCCGTCCCTTTGCAGGCAGGAGTGCCGCAGCAACAATCCACTTATCCGGTCAACGGCCTGGTGACCGATGCGGAAGGCGTCCCCCTGCCGGGCGTGACCGTCCGTTACGGAATTACGGGCGGGGCGACCGACAACGGGGGGCATTTTGCGCTCCGCCTGCCCGAAGAGCGCGGCAGGCTGACCTTTTCGTGTGTGGGCTATAAGACGGTGACGGTGGGTTACCGTGCCGGGGAAATGCTCCGGGTCCGGCTGGAAGAGAGCCGTGAATCGCTGGAGGAGGTGACGGTGGTCGCCTACGGGGAGCAGCGGCGCGGACAGGTGTCGGGCTCGGTGGCGACGGTGGATGCCGCCCGGCTGCAAAACAAGCCCGCATCCAACGTGCTGACGCTGGCCAAGGGCCAGATGGCGGGGGTGTATATCGCGAGCCAGTCGGGCGATCCGGGCGGCAACGATGTGAGCATCATCGTCCGCGGTGCGAACGACCTGGCAATTGCCGGCAACCGTAACCCGCTGTTCGTGATCGACGGGGTGATCGCCTCGGACGACGCCAGCCTCAAGGTGGGCGGCAACCCGCTCACCTCGCTCAACCCGGACGACATTGAAACATTCACCGTATTGAAGGATGCCGCAGCGGCGGCCATCTACGGCTCGCGGGCAGCCAACGGGGTGGTGATCATCACGACGAAAAAGGGCCGCTACAACCAGCACCCCCTGCTCTCGGCCAATGTCAGCCACACCTTTATCCTGCAGCCCCTGCTGCCGGAGCGGATCGGCGGGAATGCCGAGCGGCTCGCCCGTCTGGAGGCGATGAAAAATTATGCGGGAGTGTACTACGACCGGGAAACGGATTCCTACCGCTATCCGGAAGGCTACGCCCTGGGCAAGCCTTACGATTATTTCTGGAACGAAGGCAACGGCGCGGACATGACCGTGTATCAGGACAGCCTGAACCCTTTCTATAACAATTCCACCGACCTGATGGCATATTACCTGCGCCCCGCCCATGCCACGAATGCGAATATCCAGGTCCGGGGCGGGGCGGAGGGAATCGCCTATTCCGTCGGCCTGGGCTTTTACGATGAGGCGGGAACGCTGCGGGGTACGGGCAACCGCCGTTTTTCGGCCTTCTCGAACCTGGCCTTCAAGCCTGCGCACCACCTTTACGGCAATTTCCGCTTCTACCTGGCCTATACCGACAACAACCGCTCGCGCAAAGGGGTGGATGCCTTCAATCCGGCGCCGACGGCTTATTCCACGCTGCCGGACTTTCTTTTCACCTCGACGGTGCTGCCCGGTCCCGGAACGCCTTATTTCGGCGAGCTGACCCGCCGCTATGAGAGCACCAGGGAGAAGAACGACAGCTACAAGCTGCGCACTTCCTTCGACCTAACGTATGAGATCGCCGACGGCCTGGCACTGAAATCGGGCGTGGCGGTCGATTATCTCCAGAACAACCAGAACGTTTTCCTGCCGAAGGAGGTGAACGAATACGGTAAAACCTATAGCAGCGGCACGATCGCCCGCCATCTGATGGTGCTCAACGAGAACCTGCTGACCTACCGCCGGACGTTTGGCAGCAGCCATACGGTCGACCTGCTGCTCGGTTTTTCCGTGCAGCAGGACGAGATGAACAATAACACGGGCAAGGCGCTCGGGGCTGCCTCGAACACCATCCATTACGCCCCTTGGTACTCGCAGGTGTACGATGCGGAGGCCCGGCTCGACCTGAAGGATTATTATTCGGATTATGAGAAAAAGACGATGGTGGGCCTGTTCGGCCGCCTGAACTACAATTACAGGGAGCGGTATTATGCGGGCTTCACCCTGCGGCGCGATGCTTCGTCGACCTTCGGCGAGGATGTGCGTTGGGGCTGGTTCCCTTCGTATTTTGTGGGGTGGACGTTTACGGAGGAGCCGTTTATGCAGGCGCTGAAACCTTGGCTGAATTACGGTAAGCTGCGCTTCTCGCAAGGGCGTACGGGCGTATCTTCGAATATCCCTATCTGGCACAGGGCGAACTGGATCAGGGCGCTCCCTATTTGGGGCATCCGACTGTGGTTCCCGAATGGTGGGCAGGTGTCTCGAACAGCGGCCTGA
- a CDS encoding helix-turn-helix domain-containing protein — MEDDELILHKFGQKLQQLRKNQSLTLQELEAIVDIDNSNLSKYESGSIDIRLTSLYKLSKALGITLSKLFEGIE, encoded by the coding sequence ATGGAAGATGATGAATTAATATTACACAAATTCGGTCAAAAATTGCAACAGCTAAGAAAAAATCAATCTTTAACCTTACAAGAACTTGAAGCTATCGTTGATATTGATAATAGTAATCTTTCAAAGTATGAATCCGGCAGTATAGATATAAGGCTTACTTCCTTATATAAACTTAGTAAAGCACTCGGAATTACATTAAGCAAATTGTTTGAGGGCATAGAATAA
- a CDS encoding helix-turn-helix domain-containing protein, whose product MKSPIELYVSKKAKEHRLAKGWSLRYLADCMNVSHTFIKNIEDPESDKAYNLDHINMLAKVFECKISDLLPTYPLD is encoded by the coding sequence ATGAAATCTCCTATAGAACTATATGTTAGTAAAAAAGCCAAAGAACACCGCCTTGCAAAAGGTTGGAGCTTACGTTATCTTGCTGATTGTATGAATGTTTCACATACTTTTATTAAAAATATAGAAGATCCAGAAAGCGATAAAGCATACAACTTAGACCACATCAATATGTTAGCAAAAGTTTTTGAATGTAAAATAAGTGACTTACTTCCAACTTATCCTTTAGATTAA
- a CDS encoding ORF6N domain-containing protein has product MVDLQLIQSKIYEIREQRVMLDFDLAQMYGTETAQLKRAVRRNKKRFDGEDFMFEVTRDELSRCQIGTLNKSRGSNIKYLPFAFTELGIAMLSSVLNSETAIEINKGIMRAFVAIRQLIANPPPDKHSLLQKEVKELKQYIEEIFTDQNDINEDTRMQLELINQTLAELQVRQKLSDKPYRPIGFIRPEED; this is encoded by the coding sequence ATGGTAGACCTGCAACTCATACAGAGCAAAATATATGAAATCCGCGAACAGCGGGTAATGCTGGATTTTGATCTCGCACAAATGTATGGAACGGAAACCGCACAATTAAAACGTGCTGTCCGACGAAATAAGAAACGTTTTGACGGTGAAGATTTTATGTTTGAGGTTACGCGTGATGAACTTTCAAGATGCCAAATTGGCACCTTGAACAAGAGCCGTGGGAGTAATATCAAATATCTGCCCTTTGCTTTTACAGAGTTGGGAATTGCTATGCTAAGCAGCGTACTTAACTCTGAAACAGCCATTGAAATAAACAAAGGTATTATGCGTGCTTTTGTTGCTATTCGTCAATTGATAGCCAATCCCCCGCCAGATAAACATTCCCTGCTTCAAAAAGAAGTAAAGGAGTTAAAGCAATATATCGAAGAAATATTCACCGACCAGAACGACATCAACGAAGACACCCGCATGCAACTTGAACTCATCAATCAGACACTGGCAGAATTGCAGGTACGTCAGAAATTGTCAGACAAACCGTACCGCCCTATCGGTTTTATCCGCCCGGAAGAAGACTAA
- a CDS encoding ATP-binding protein, with translation MADGITLADLNEKHIKGCIRLGVEGGRIPASAISVPIEETLVKWKLLKNGVPTNGATMLFSDNIDEYPQFRLRMARFVGTDKNEFIDNQRVEGCFFDLLDAGMAFFFKHLNLGGKITNHSLQREEHLEVPYKALREALINSLCHRQWEKYNLTNSIAIYDDRVEIANPGIFPLQITPETIKESHESYPYNLKIAEALYKSTYLESWGSGAKRIMDACREQGIEEPIWRCDGGFVIVTFKRPFYGLSYQEKKPAKKNLWGNVAQNVAQNVAQNLDEKIIQIIKSNPCIKREDIANQLFVTKKTIERHLKNLGIKWDGHPKTGKWILQDNNI, from the coding sequence ATGGCTGATGGCATCACTCTTGCTGATTTGAACGAGAAACACATCAAAGGGTGCATACGTCTTGGTGTGGAAGGTGGACGTATCCCGGCAAGCGCTATAAGCGTACCAATTGAAGAGACTTTGGTAAAATGGAAGCTTTTGAAAAATGGTGTGCCGACAAATGGGGCTACCATGCTATTCTCCGACAATATCGACGAATATCCGCAATTCCGGTTGAGAATGGCACGTTTTGTTGGAACTGACAAAAATGAGTTTATTGACAATCAGCGTGTCGAGGGTTGCTTTTTCGATCTCCTCGACGCAGGTATGGCATTTTTCTTCAAACATCTTAATCTCGGCGGCAAGATAACTAATCATAGCTTACAGCGAGAGGAACATCTGGAGGTGCCGTATAAGGCTTTGAGAGAGGCTCTTATAAACTCGCTTTGTCACCGTCAATGGGAGAAATATAATTTGACCAACAGCATTGCGATTTATGATGACCGCGTAGAAATTGCGAATCCGGGAATATTCCCTTTGCAAATTACTCCTGAAACCATTAAGGAATCTCATGAATCATATCCATACAATTTAAAGATTGCCGAAGCTCTCTACAAATCAACCTATCTGGAAAGCTGGGGATCCGGAGCTAAACGCATTATGGACGCATGCCGTGAGCAAGGTATAGAAGAGCCCATCTGGCGATGTGACGGTGGTTTTGTGATTGTCACATTCAAACGACCATTTTACGGGCTAAGCTACCAAGAAAAGAAGCCTGCAAAAAAGAATTTATGGGGTAATGTCGCCCAAAATGTCGCCCAAAATGTCGCCCAAAATCTTGATGAGAAAATTATTCAAATCATAAAATCTAATCCCTGCATTAAACGAGAAGATATTGCGAACCAATTATTTGTTACGAAAAAGACAATTGAGCGACATCTTAAAAATCTTGGAATTAAGTGGGATGGACATCCCAAAACCGGGAAATGGATTCTGCAAGATAATAACATTTAA
- a CDS encoding AlbA family DNA-binding domain-containing protein: protein MTIDDIRTMIVSDESRILELKKTTGELKDGMHSACAFLNTEGGWLIFGVTPKSLKIVGQEVTDNTQREIALALAGLEPAVDVHVEYVDVPDYPGNKVIAMHFDGWVWGERPHPCTSASDIFVGRANG from the coding sequence GTGACCATTGACGACATAAGAACAATGATAGTATCCGACGAGTCGCGGATTTTAGAACTAAAGAAGACTACCGGTGAGCTGAAAGACGGTATGCATTCAGCATGCGCGTTTCTCAATACAGAGGGAGGTTGGCTGATTTTCGGCGTTACGCCTAAGTCTCTGAAGATAGTCGGGCAGGAGGTGACAGACAATACTCAACGGGAAATTGCTCTGGCTCTTGCCGGACTGGAACCAGCTGTTGATGTACATGTGGAATATGTTGATGTGCCGGACTATCCCGGTAACAAGGTTATTGCAATGCACTTTGACGGTTGGGTTTGGGGCGAACGACCGCATCCTTGCACATCGGCCTCAGATATATTCGTGGGAAGGGCAAATGGCTGA
- a CDS encoding ORF6N domain-containing protein translates to MVDLQLIQSKIYEIRGQRVMLDFDLAQMYGTETKVLKQAVKRNIKRFPTDFMFELNKEEFEFLRSQIVTSNQRGGTRYMPFAFTEQGVAMLSSILNSEVAIEINISIMRAFIAVRQLIANPPPDKHSLLQKEVKELKQYIEEIFTDQNDINEDTRMQLELINQTLAELQVHQKLSDKPRRPIGFIRPEEN, encoded by the coding sequence ATGGTAGACTTACAACTCATACAGAGCAAAATATATGAAATCCGCGGGCAGCGGGTAATGCTGGATTTTGATCTCGCGCAAATGTATGGAACGGAAACAAAAGTCTTAAAACAAGCGGTTAAACGTAATATAAAGCGTTTTCCTACTGATTTTATGTTTGAATTAAACAAAGAAGAATTCGAGTTTTTGAGGTCACAAATTGTGACCTCAAACCAGAGGGGAGGAACACGTTATATGCCCTTTGCTTTTACAGAGCAAGGAGTGGCAATGCTTTCTTCTATATTGAATAGTGAAGTGGCTATAGAAATAAACATTAGTATTATGCGTGCTTTTATAGCTGTCCGTCAATTGATAGCCAATCCCCCGCCAGACAAACATTCCCTCCTTCAAAAAGAAGTAAAGGAGTTAAAGCAATATATCGAAGAAATATTCACCGACCAGAACGACATCAACGAAGACACCCGCATGCAACTTGAACTCATCAATCAGACACTGGCAGAATTGCAGGTACATCAGAAATTGTCAGACAAACCGCGCCGCCCTATCGGTTTTATCCGCCCGGAAGAAAATTAA